A stretch of the Neodiprion lecontei isolate iyNeoLeco1 chromosome 4, iyNeoLeco1.1, whole genome shotgun sequence genome encodes the following:
- the LOC107227196 gene encoding importin-13 isoform X3, with protein MDRALTVEEAVMRFYATGTSETHSWLLQIQASFEAWSFVWDLIEPTKSWEVQCFGATTLYSKLTKQWDQVPKNEYLVLKDRLLDGIKKTEAPMLVLSKLCQALAVVLINIQASEEGRKESKSLVEDVISNLSCDTPLMLDLLLRVLSALPVEFENCHGTTKTKIRQSLIASWQRVALLLLDVFSNLDHVVAGRNNQKIFLLGLECALSWLKLGEIPLEATSHLFKHFLQAALHYAPRREIDLEASSGWEVVQECLNLTLRNPALVSTPVLLWEWTEGLIWSVRQECGQAFYDILGTFGHAHSRTFLLALSGEGDEKKKWAAKQLVELLLECSELPGRYPTEERSSCIPFGFWYSLQDDFYVLDPPVEARALLALKPVYARLAQALLRKATLPLSAVEAGDEDDRELLRCYRQDAADTLAYCYNVLGVELLELLGQRLSQPPDNFDEWNQVESTLHAFKALSGSIESHERRYIPPLLSIVLSEIPYHRYPGEVLSSACTAIGAYAEWIGEHPDPWLEGCLRLVALGLAQGPVTATAASMALKDLARECGPHLAPLAPSVLETIGCTLPNVPPGGCVGLRLMYAAGKLLNSLPSTDLQLQHLDSTLGPCVRRLHELLQLPPSKARGSVVNQLKMATTLFSTLEGHVGKAVLDGLVPLFNRIVTDSEWGKDYMTLEAMHICVQKSLSSLPHPKAEARPLLLLLTTSYKTTPHPAALNLLRQLVLALGRDSCSIIAPVFAELNGYTLNGVAAIQTAGGNLSDLSDLLQAYLVLLAQICKKTSQLLLDIPQQIPETLRCGIACLSLPEVGIAKAAGSFLSHAIGQCPHLKTFIETFGQELVCTILRCVGGDVARCSLEPHAEVLLELCISYHQWTTQWLRVALSNANAPPIPVTVICTNE; from the exons ATGGATCGTGCACTCACAGTAGAAGAGGCTGTAATGCGATTCTACGCGACTGGAACCAGTGAAACTCATTCATGGCTCTTACAGATACAGGCATCCTTCGAGGCTTGGAGTTTTGTTTGGGACTTGATCGAACCGACCAAG AGCTGGGAAGTACAATGTTTTGGTGCCACAACCCTATACTCGAAACTAACTAAACAATGGGATCAAGTtccaaaaaatgaatatttggTACTGAAGGATCGCCTGCTCGATGGCATCAAGAAAACAGAAGCCCCGATGTTGGTGCTTTCCAAACTGTGTCAAGCG CTGGCCGTGGTTCTCATTAATATTCAAGCATCGgaggaaggaagaaaagagAGTAAAAGCTTGGTTGAAGATGTAATCAGCAATTTGTCTTGTGATACTCCTTTAATGTTGGATCTCCTACTAAGAGTTCTTTCCGCTCTTCCTGTGGAG tttgaaaattgtcaCGGTACGACGAAGACAAAGATTAGGCAAAGCCTCATAGCCAGCTGGCAAAGAGTTGCCCTGCTACTTCTAGatgtattttcaaacttgGATCACGTTGTAGCTGGGAGAAAcaaccaaaaaatatttctccttGGACTGGAATGTGCATTGTCCTGGCTGAAACTGGGTGAGATTCCTCTTGAAGCAACGAGTCATTTATTCAAGCATTTTCTACAAGCTGCCTTGCATTATGCACCCCGGAG AGAAATTGATTTGGAAGCCAGTAGTGGATGGGAGGTTGTTCAAGAATGTTTAAATCTGACGCTGAGAAACCCGGCTTTGGTCAGTACGCCTGTTTTGTTATGGGAATGGACGGAGGGGTTGATATGGTCGGTCCGTCAAGAATGCGGTCAAGCTTTTTATGATATACTTGGAACATTTGGTCATGCGCATAGTAGGACGTTTCTTTTGGCCTTGAGCGGAGagggtgatgaaaaaaagaaatgggcTGCAAAACAGCTGGTTGAGCTGTTACTGGAGTGTTCAGAGCTGCCCGGTCGCTATCCCACGGAAGAAAGAAGCAGCTGTATACCATTTGGATTCTGGTACAGCCTGCAGGACGACTTTTACGTCCTGGATCCACCAGTTGAAGCTCGGGCATTGCTGGCTTTAAAACCGGTATATGCTCGTCTCGCCCAGGCTTTATTGCGAAAAGCTACGCTTCCCTTGTCAGCGGTGGAAGCCGGGGACGAAGACGACAGAGAGCTTCTCAGATGTTACAGACAAGATGCTGCCGATACTCTGGCCTATTGCTACAACGTACTGGGTGTAGAACTGCTAGAGCTACTAGGTCAAAGGCTGAGTCAACCTCCGGACAATTTCGATGAATGGAATCAAGTTGAATCCACGCTGCACGCTTTCAAAGCTTTGTCGGGCAGCATCGAGTCTCACGAGAGGCGTTATATACCACCTCTCCTCAGCATTGTCTTGTCAGAAATACCCTATCACAGATATCCCGGCGAAGTACTTTCCAGTGCTTGTACGGCGATTGGTGCTTATGCAGAATGGATTGGAGAGCATCCCGACCCGTGGCTGGAGGGATGCCTGAGACTAGTCGCATTGGGATTAGCCCAGGGTCCTGTCACCGCTACGGCAGCTAGCATGGCGTTGAAAGACTTGGCTCGAGAATGTGGCCCACACCTGGCACCGTTGGCTCCGTCGGTACTCGAAACTATTGGGTGCACATTGCCAAACGTGCCACCCGGGGGTTGTGTAGGTCTTCGACTAATGTACGCTGCTGGAAAGTTGTTAAACTCGTTACCTTCTACGGATCTTCAACTGCAACATCTTGATTCTACCCTTGGTCCCTGCGTGAGGCGATTGCACGAGTTGTTGCAGCTGCCGCCGTCCAAGGCTCGAGGTTCCGTTGTTAATCAATTGAAAATGGCGACAACCTTGTTCTCAACATTGGAGGGCCATGTTGGTAAAGCGGTGCTAGACGGGTTGGTGCCGTTATTCAATCGGATTGTCACAGACAGCGAATGGGGAAAAGATTACATGACTCTGGAAGCTATGCACATCTGTGTGCAAAAATCTCTTTCGTCCCTCCCTCACCCAAAAGCCGAGGCACGCCCTCTACTTCTGCTACTCACTACCTCTTACAAGACGACTCCTCACCCGGCGGCTCTAAATTTATTACGTCAGCTAGTTTTAGCGCTAGGCAGAGATTCTTGCAGCATTATCGCACCAGTTTTTGCTGAGTTGAACGGTTACACTTTAAACGGAGTTGCCGCAATACAAACAGCTGGAGGTAACCTGTCCGATCTGTCGGACTTGCTGCAGGCGTATCTTGTTCTGCTTGCGCAAATATGCAAGAAAACTTCTCAATTGTTACTCGACATCCCGCAACAAATTCCTGAAACCTTACGATGTG GAATTGCGTGCTTGTCTCTTCCTGAGGTGGGAATCGCCAAAGCTGCTGGGAGTTTTCTTAGTCACGCCATTGGACAATGCCCACATTTAAAAACGTTCATCGAGACCTTTGGTCAGGAACTAGTTTGTACGATTCTTCGTTGCGTTG GTGGAGATGTCGCACGCTGCAGCCTGGAGCCTCACGCAGAAGTTCTTCTAGAATTATGTATTTCTTACCACCAGTGGACTACCCAGTGGCTTCGAGTGGCTTTGTCGAATGCAAACGCTCCTCCG ATACCCGTTACTGTAATATGCACAAACGAATAG
- the LOC107227196 gene encoding importin-13 isoform X4 yields MDRALTVEEAVMRFYATGTSETHSWLLQIQASFEAWSFVWDLIEPTKLAVVLINIQASEEGRKESKSLVEDVISNLSCDTPLMLDLLLRVLSALPVEFENCHGTTKTKIRQSLIASWQRVALLLLDVFSNLDHVVAGRNNQKIFLLGLECALSWLKLGEIPLEATSHLFKHFLQAALHYAPRREIDLEASSGWEVVQECLNLTLRNPALVSTPVLLWEWTEGLIWSVRQECGQAFYDILGTFGHAHSRTFLLALSGEGDEKKKWAAKQLVELLLECSELPGRYPTEERSSCIPFGFWYSLQDDFYVLDPPVEARALLALKPVYARLAQALLRKATLPLSAVEAGDEDDRELLRCYRQDAADTLAYCYNVLGVELLELLGQRLSQPPDNFDEWNQVESTLHAFKALSGSIESHERRYIPPLLSIVLSEIPYHRYPGEVLSSACTAIGAYAEWIGEHPDPWLEGCLRLVALGLAQGPVTATAASMALKDLARECGPHLAPLAPSVLETIGCTLPNVPPGGCVGLRLMYAAGKLLNSLPSTDLQLQHLDSTLGPCVRRLHELLQLPPSKARGSVVNQLKMATTLFSTLEGHVGKAVLDGLVPLFNRIVTDSEWGKDYMTLEAMHICVQKSLSSLPHPKAEARPLLLLLTTSYKTTPHPAALNLLRQLVLALGRDSCSIIAPVFAELNGYTLNGVAAIQTAGGNLSDLSDLLQAYLVLLAQICKKTSQLLLDIPQQIPETLRCGIACLSLPEVGIAKAAGSFLSHAIGQCPHLKTFIETFGQELVCTILRCVGGDVARCSLEPHAEVLLELCISYHQWTTQWLRVALSNANAPPVSQERKDTFIRDVLRVRRNKGRLCDILKDFGLVCRQSTPGLIQ; encoded by the exons ATGGATCGTGCACTCACAGTAGAAGAGGCTGTAATGCGATTCTACGCGACTGGAACCAGTGAAACTCATTCATGGCTCTTACAGATACAGGCATCCTTCGAGGCTTGGAGTTTTGTTTGGGACTTGATCGAACCGACCAAG CTGGCCGTGGTTCTCATTAATATTCAAGCATCGgaggaaggaagaaaagagAGTAAAAGCTTGGTTGAAGATGTAATCAGCAATTTGTCTTGTGATACTCCTTTAATGTTGGATCTCCTACTAAGAGTTCTTTCCGCTCTTCCTGTGGAG tttgaaaattgtcaCGGTACGACGAAGACAAAGATTAGGCAAAGCCTCATAGCCAGCTGGCAAAGAGTTGCCCTGCTACTTCTAGatgtattttcaaacttgGATCACGTTGTAGCTGGGAGAAAcaaccaaaaaatatttctccttGGACTGGAATGTGCATTGTCCTGGCTGAAACTGGGTGAGATTCCTCTTGAAGCAACGAGTCATTTATTCAAGCATTTTCTACAAGCTGCCTTGCATTATGCACCCCGGAG AGAAATTGATTTGGAAGCCAGTAGTGGATGGGAGGTTGTTCAAGAATGTTTAAATCTGACGCTGAGAAACCCGGCTTTGGTCAGTACGCCTGTTTTGTTATGGGAATGGACGGAGGGGTTGATATGGTCGGTCCGTCAAGAATGCGGTCAAGCTTTTTATGATATACTTGGAACATTTGGTCATGCGCATAGTAGGACGTTTCTTTTGGCCTTGAGCGGAGagggtgatgaaaaaaagaaatgggcTGCAAAACAGCTGGTTGAGCTGTTACTGGAGTGTTCAGAGCTGCCCGGTCGCTATCCCACGGAAGAAAGAAGCAGCTGTATACCATTTGGATTCTGGTACAGCCTGCAGGACGACTTTTACGTCCTGGATCCACCAGTTGAAGCTCGGGCATTGCTGGCTTTAAAACCGGTATATGCTCGTCTCGCCCAGGCTTTATTGCGAAAAGCTACGCTTCCCTTGTCAGCGGTGGAAGCCGGGGACGAAGACGACAGAGAGCTTCTCAGATGTTACAGACAAGATGCTGCCGATACTCTGGCCTATTGCTACAACGTACTGGGTGTAGAACTGCTAGAGCTACTAGGTCAAAGGCTGAGTCAACCTCCGGACAATTTCGATGAATGGAATCAAGTTGAATCCACGCTGCACGCTTTCAAAGCTTTGTCGGGCAGCATCGAGTCTCACGAGAGGCGTTATATACCACCTCTCCTCAGCATTGTCTTGTCAGAAATACCCTATCACAGATATCCCGGCGAAGTACTTTCCAGTGCTTGTACGGCGATTGGTGCTTATGCAGAATGGATTGGAGAGCATCCCGACCCGTGGCTGGAGGGATGCCTGAGACTAGTCGCATTGGGATTAGCCCAGGGTCCTGTCACCGCTACGGCAGCTAGCATGGCGTTGAAAGACTTGGCTCGAGAATGTGGCCCACACCTGGCACCGTTGGCTCCGTCGGTACTCGAAACTATTGGGTGCACATTGCCAAACGTGCCACCCGGGGGTTGTGTAGGTCTTCGACTAATGTACGCTGCTGGAAAGTTGTTAAACTCGTTACCTTCTACGGATCTTCAACTGCAACATCTTGATTCTACCCTTGGTCCCTGCGTGAGGCGATTGCACGAGTTGTTGCAGCTGCCGCCGTCCAAGGCTCGAGGTTCCGTTGTTAATCAATTGAAAATGGCGACAACCTTGTTCTCAACATTGGAGGGCCATGTTGGTAAAGCGGTGCTAGACGGGTTGGTGCCGTTATTCAATCGGATTGTCACAGACAGCGAATGGGGAAAAGATTACATGACTCTGGAAGCTATGCACATCTGTGTGCAAAAATCTCTTTCGTCCCTCCCTCACCCAAAAGCCGAGGCACGCCCTCTACTTCTGCTACTCACTACCTCTTACAAGACGACTCCTCACCCGGCGGCTCTAAATTTATTACGTCAGCTAGTTTTAGCGCTAGGCAGAGATTCTTGCAGCATTATCGCACCAGTTTTTGCTGAGTTGAACGGTTACACTTTAAACGGAGTTGCCGCAATACAAACAGCTGGAGGTAACCTGTCCGATCTGTCGGACTTGCTGCAGGCGTATCTTGTTCTGCTTGCGCAAATATGCAAGAAAACTTCTCAATTGTTACTCGACATCCCGCAACAAATTCCTGAAACCTTACGATGTG GAATTGCGTGCTTGTCTCTTCCTGAGGTGGGAATCGCCAAAGCTGCTGGGAGTTTTCTTAGTCACGCCATTGGACAATGCCCACATTTAAAAACGTTCATCGAGACCTTTGGTCAGGAACTAGTTTGTACGATTCTTCGTTGCGTTG GTGGAGATGTCGCACGCTGCAGCCTGGAGCCTCACGCAGAAGTTCTTCTAGAATTATGTATTTCTTACCACCAGTGGACTACCCAGTGGCTTCGAGTGGCTTTGTCGAATGCAAACGCTCCTCCGGTTAGCCAAGAACGAAAGGATACGTTCATACGGGACGTGCTGCGCGTACGACGCAATAAAGGACGCTTATGCGACATACTTAAAGATTTTGGTTTGGTTTGTCGCCAATCGACTCCCGGATTGATTCAATGA
- the LOC107227196 gene encoding importin-13 isoform X1 has product MDRALTVEEAVMRFYATGTSETHSWLLQIQASFEAWSFVWDLIEPTKSWEVQCFGATTLYSKLTKQWDQVPKNEYLVLKDRLLDGIKKTEAPMLVLSKLCQALAVVLINIQASEEGRKESKSLVEDVISNLSCDTPLMLDLLLRVLSALPVEFENCHGTTKTKIRQSLIASWQRVALLLLDVFSNLDHVVAGRNNQKIFLLGLECALSWLKLGEIPLEATSHLFKHFLQAALHYAPRREIDLEASSGWEVVQECLNLTLRNPALVSTPVLLWEWTEGLIWSVRQECGQAFYDILGTFGHAHSRTFLLALSGEGDEKKKWAAKQLVELLLECSELPGRYPTEERSSCIPFGFWYSLQDDFYVLDPPVEARALLALKPVYARLAQALLRKATLPLSAVEAGDEDDRELLRCYRQDAADTLAYCYNVLGVELLELLGQRLSQPPDNFDEWNQVESTLHAFKALSGSIESHERRYIPPLLSIVLSEIPYHRYPGEVLSSACTAIGAYAEWIGEHPDPWLEGCLRLVALGLAQGPVTATAASMALKDLARECGPHLAPLAPSVLETIGCTLPNVPPGGCVGLRLMYAAGKLLNSLPSTDLQLQHLDSTLGPCVRRLHELLQLPPSKARGSVVNQLKMATTLFSTLEGHVGKAVLDGLVPLFNRIVTDSEWGKDYMTLEAMHICVQKSLSSLPHPKAEARPLLLLLTTSYKTTPHPAALNLLRQLVLALGRDSCSIIAPVFAELNGYTLNGVAAIQTAGGNLSDLSDLLQAYLVLLAQICKKTSQLLLDIPQQIPETLRCGIACLSLPEVGIAKAAGSFLSHAIGQCPHLKTFIETFGQELVCTILRCVGGDVARCSLEPHAEVLLELCISYHQWTTQWLRVALSNANAPPVSQERKDTFIRDVLRVRRNKGRLCDILKDFGLVCRQSTPGLIQ; this is encoded by the exons ATGGATCGTGCACTCACAGTAGAAGAGGCTGTAATGCGATTCTACGCGACTGGAACCAGTGAAACTCATTCATGGCTCTTACAGATACAGGCATCCTTCGAGGCTTGGAGTTTTGTTTGGGACTTGATCGAACCGACCAAG AGCTGGGAAGTACAATGTTTTGGTGCCACAACCCTATACTCGAAACTAACTAAACAATGGGATCAAGTtccaaaaaatgaatatttggTACTGAAGGATCGCCTGCTCGATGGCATCAAGAAAACAGAAGCCCCGATGTTGGTGCTTTCCAAACTGTGTCAAGCG CTGGCCGTGGTTCTCATTAATATTCAAGCATCGgaggaaggaagaaaagagAGTAAAAGCTTGGTTGAAGATGTAATCAGCAATTTGTCTTGTGATACTCCTTTAATGTTGGATCTCCTACTAAGAGTTCTTTCCGCTCTTCCTGTGGAG tttgaaaattgtcaCGGTACGACGAAGACAAAGATTAGGCAAAGCCTCATAGCCAGCTGGCAAAGAGTTGCCCTGCTACTTCTAGatgtattttcaaacttgGATCACGTTGTAGCTGGGAGAAAcaaccaaaaaatatttctccttGGACTGGAATGTGCATTGTCCTGGCTGAAACTGGGTGAGATTCCTCTTGAAGCAACGAGTCATTTATTCAAGCATTTTCTACAAGCTGCCTTGCATTATGCACCCCGGAG AGAAATTGATTTGGAAGCCAGTAGTGGATGGGAGGTTGTTCAAGAATGTTTAAATCTGACGCTGAGAAACCCGGCTTTGGTCAGTACGCCTGTTTTGTTATGGGAATGGACGGAGGGGTTGATATGGTCGGTCCGTCAAGAATGCGGTCAAGCTTTTTATGATATACTTGGAACATTTGGTCATGCGCATAGTAGGACGTTTCTTTTGGCCTTGAGCGGAGagggtgatgaaaaaaagaaatgggcTGCAAAACAGCTGGTTGAGCTGTTACTGGAGTGTTCAGAGCTGCCCGGTCGCTATCCCACGGAAGAAAGAAGCAGCTGTATACCATTTGGATTCTGGTACAGCCTGCAGGACGACTTTTACGTCCTGGATCCACCAGTTGAAGCTCGGGCATTGCTGGCTTTAAAACCGGTATATGCTCGTCTCGCCCAGGCTTTATTGCGAAAAGCTACGCTTCCCTTGTCAGCGGTGGAAGCCGGGGACGAAGACGACAGAGAGCTTCTCAGATGTTACAGACAAGATGCTGCCGATACTCTGGCCTATTGCTACAACGTACTGGGTGTAGAACTGCTAGAGCTACTAGGTCAAAGGCTGAGTCAACCTCCGGACAATTTCGATGAATGGAATCAAGTTGAATCCACGCTGCACGCTTTCAAAGCTTTGTCGGGCAGCATCGAGTCTCACGAGAGGCGTTATATACCACCTCTCCTCAGCATTGTCTTGTCAGAAATACCCTATCACAGATATCCCGGCGAAGTACTTTCCAGTGCTTGTACGGCGATTGGTGCTTATGCAGAATGGATTGGAGAGCATCCCGACCCGTGGCTGGAGGGATGCCTGAGACTAGTCGCATTGGGATTAGCCCAGGGTCCTGTCACCGCTACGGCAGCTAGCATGGCGTTGAAAGACTTGGCTCGAGAATGTGGCCCACACCTGGCACCGTTGGCTCCGTCGGTACTCGAAACTATTGGGTGCACATTGCCAAACGTGCCACCCGGGGGTTGTGTAGGTCTTCGACTAATGTACGCTGCTGGAAAGTTGTTAAACTCGTTACCTTCTACGGATCTTCAACTGCAACATCTTGATTCTACCCTTGGTCCCTGCGTGAGGCGATTGCACGAGTTGTTGCAGCTGCCGCCGTCCAAGGCTCGAGGTTCCGTTGTTAATCAATTGAAAATGGCGACAACCTTGTTCTCAACATTGGAGGGCCATGTTGGTAAAGCGGTGCTAGACGGGTTGGTGCCGTTATTCAATCGGATTGTCACAGACAGCGAATGGGGAAAAGATTACATGACTCTGGAAGCTATGCACATCTGTGTGCAAAAATCTCTTTCGTCCCTCCCTCACCCAAAAGCCGAGGCACGCCCTCTACTTCTGCTACTCACTACCTCTTACAAGACGACTCCTCACCCGGCGGCTCTAAATTTATTACGTCAGCTAGTTTTAGCGCTAGGCAGAGATTCTTGCAGCATTATCGCACCAGTTTTTGCTGAGTTGAACGGTTACACTTTAAACGGAGTTGCCGCAATACAAACAGCTGGAGGTAACCTGTCCGATCTGTCGGACTTGCTGCAGGCGTATCTTGTTCTGCTTGCGCAAATATGCAAGAAAACTTCTCAATTGTTACTCGACATCCCGCAACAAATTCCTGAAACCTTACGATGTG GAATTGCGTGCTTGTCTCTTCCTGAGGTGGGAATCGCCAAAGCTGCTGGGAGTTTTCTTAGTCACGCCATTGGACAATGCCCACATTTAAAAACGTTCATCGAGACCTTTGGTCAGGAACTAGTTTGTACGATTCTTCGTTGCGTTG GTGGAGATGTCGCACGCTGCAGCCTGGAGCCTCACGCAGAAGTTCTTCTAGAATTATGTATTTCTTACCACCAGTGGACTACCCAGTGGCTTCGAGTGGCTTTGTCGAATGCAAACGCTCCTCCGGTTAGCCAAGAACGAAAGGATACGTTCATACGGGACGTGCTGCGCGTACGACGCAATAAAGGACGCTTATGCGACATACTTAAAGATTTTGGTTTGGTTTGTCGCCAATCGACTCCCGGATTGATTCAATGA
- the LOC107227196 gene encoding importin-13 isoform X2: protein MDRALTVEEAVMRFYATGTSETHSWLLQIQASFEAWSFVWDLIEPTKSWEVQCFGATTLYSKLTKQWDQVPKNEYLVLKDRLLDGIKKTEAPMLVLSKLCQALAVVLINIQASEEGRKESKSLVEDVISNLSCDTPLMLDLLLRVLSALPVEFENCHGTTKTKIRQSLIASWQRVALLLLDVFSNLDHVVAGRNNQKIFLLGLECALSWLKLGEIPLEATSHLFKHFLQAALHYAPRREIDLEASSGWEVVQECLNLTLRNPALVSTPVLLWEWTEGLIWSVRQECGQAFYDILGTFGHAHSRTFLLALSGEGDEKKKWAAKQLVELLLECSELPGRYPTEERSSCIPFGFWYSLQDDFYVLDPPVEARALLALKPVYARLAQALLRKATLPLSAVEAGDEDDRELLRCYRQDAADTLAYCYNVLGVELLELLGQRLSQPPDNFDEWNQVESTLHAFKALSGSIESHERRYIPPLLSIVLSEIPYHRYPGEVLSSACTAIGAYAEWIGEHPDPWLEGCLRLVALGLAQGPVTATAASMALKDLARECGPHLAPLAPSVLETIGCTLPNVPPGGCVGLRLMYAAGKLLNSLPSTDLQLQHLDSTLGPCVRRLHELLQLPPSKARGSVVNQLKMATTLFSTLEGHVGKAVLDGLVPLFNRIVTDSEWGKDYMTLEAMHICVQKSLSSLPHPKAEARPLLLLLTTSYKTTPHPAALNLLRQLVLALGRDSCSIIAPVFAELNGYTLNGVAAIQTAGGNLSDLSDLLQAYLVLLAQICKKTSQLLLDIPQQIPETLRCGIACLSLPEVGIAKAAGSFLSHAIGQCPHLKTFIETFGQELVCTILRCVGGDVARCSLEPHAEVLLELCISYHQWTTQWLRVALSNANAPPHIIFQQILRCLDIRTRCKQAIEK, encoded by the exons ATGGATCGTGCACTCACAGTAGAAGAGGCTGTAATGCGATTCTACGCGACTGGAACCAGTGAAACTCATTCATGGCTCTTACAGATACAGGCATCCTTCGAGGCTTGGAGTTTTGTTTGGGACTTGATCGAACCGACCAAG AGCTGGGAAGTACAATGTTTTGGTGCCACAACCCTATACTCGAAACTAACTAAACAATGGGATCAAGTtccaaaaaatgaatatttggTACTGAAGGATCGCCTGCTCGATGGCATCAAGAAAACAGAAGCCCCGATGTTGGTGCTTTCCAAACTGTGTCAAGCG CTGGCCGTGGTTCTCATTAATATTCAAGCATCGgaggaaggaagaaaagagAGTAAAAGCTTGGTTGAAGATGTAATCAGCAATTTGTCTTGTGATACTCCTTTAATGTTGGATCTCCTACTAAGAGTTCTTTCCGCTCTTCCTGTGGAG tttgaaaattgtcaCGGTACGACGAAGACAAAGATTAGGCAAAGCCTCATAGCCAGCTGGCAAAGAGTTGCCCTGCTACTTCTAGatgtattttcaaacttgGATCACGTTGTAGCTGGGAGAAAcaaccaaaaaatatttctccttGGACTGGAATGTGCATTGTCCTGGCTGAAACTGGGTGAGATTCCTCTTGAAGCAACGAGTCATTTATTCAAGCATTTTCTACAAGCTGCCTTGCATTATGCACCCCGGAG AGAAATTGATTTGGAAGCCAGTAGTGGATGGGAGGTTGTTCAAGAATGTTTAAATCTGACGCTGAGAAACCCGGCTTTGGTCAGTACGCCTGTTTTGTTATGGGAATGGACGGAGGGGTTGATATGGTCGGTCCGTCAAGAATGCGGTCAAGCTTTTTATGATATACTTGGAACATTTGGTCATGCGCATAGTAGGACGTTTCTTTTGGCCTTGAGCGGAGagggtgatgaaaaaaagaaatgggcTGCAAAACAGCTGGTTGAGCTGTTACTGGAGTGTTCAGAGCTGCCCGGTCGCTATCCCACGGAAGAAAGAAGCAGCTGTATACCATTTGGATTCTGGTACAGCCTGCAGGACGACTTTTACGTCCTGGATCCACCAGTTGAAGCTCGGGCATTGCTGGCTTTAAAACCGGTATATGCTCGTCTCGCCCAGGCTTTATTGCGAAAAGCTACGCTTCCCTTGTCAGCGGTGGAAGCCGGGGACGAAGACGACAGAGAGCTTCTCAGATGTTACAGACAAGATGCTGCCGATACTCTGGCCTATTGCTACAACGTACTGGGTGTAGAACTGCTAGAGCTACTAGGTCAAAGGCTGAGTCAACCTCCGGACAATTTCGATGAATGGAATCAAGTTGAATCCACGCTGCACGCTTTCAAAGCTTTGTCGGGCAGCATCGAGTCTCACGAGAGGCGTTATATACCACCTCTCCTCAGCATTGTCTTGTCAGAAATACCCTATCACAGATATCCCGGCGAAGTACTTTCCAGTGCTTGTACGGCGATTGGTGCTTATGCAGAATGGATTGGAGAGCATCCCGACCCGTGGCTGGAGGGATGCCTGAGACTAGTCGCATTGGGATTAGCCCAGGGTCCTGTCACCGCTACGGCAGCTAGCATGGCGTTGAAAGACTTGGCTCGAGAATGTGGCCCACACCTGGCACCGTTGGCTCCGTCGGTACTCGAAACTATTGGGTGCACATTGCCAAACGTGCCACCCGGGGGTTGTGTAGGTCTTCGACTAATGTACGCTGCTGGAAAGTTGTTAAACTCGTTACCTTCTACGGATCTTCAACTGCAACATCTTGATTCTACCCTTGGTCCCTGCGTGAGGCGATTGCACGAGTTGTTGCAGCTGCCGCCGTCCAAGGCTCGAGGTTCCGTTGTTAATCAATTGAAAATGGCGACAACCTTGTTCTCAACATTGGAGGGCCATGTTGGTAAAGCGGTGCTAGACGGGTTGGTGCCGTTATTCAATCGGATTGTCACAGACAGCGAATGGGGAAAAGATTACATGACTCTGGAAGCTATGCACATCTGTGTGCAAAAATCTCTTTCGTCCCTCCCTCACCCAAAAGCCGAGGCACGCCCTCTACTTCTGCTACTCACTACCTCTTACAAGACGACTCCTCACCCGGCGGCTCTAAATTTATTACGTCAGCTAGTTTTAGCGCTAGGCAGAGATTCTTGCAGCATTATCGCACCAGTTTTTGCTGAGTTGAACGGTTACACTTTAAACGGAGTTGCCGCAATACAAACAGCTGGAGGTAACCTGTCCGATCTGTCGGACTTGCTGCAGGCGTATCTTGTTCTGCTTGCGCAAATATGCAAGAAAACTTCTCAATTGTTACTCGACATCCCGCAACAAATTCCTGAAACCTTACGATGTG GAATTGCGTGCTTGTCTCTTCCTGAGGTGGGAATCGCCAAAGCTGCTGGGAGTTTTCTTAGTCACGCCATTGGACAATGCCCACATTTAAAAACGTTCATCGAGACCTTTGGTCAGGAACTAGTTTGTACGATTCTTCGTTGCGTTG GTGGAGATGTCGCACGCTGCAGCCTGGAGCCTCACGCAGAAGTTCTTCTAGAATTATGTATTTCTTACCACCAGTGGACTACCCAGTGGCTTCGAGTGGCTTTGTCGAATGCAAACGCTCCTCCG